GAGGGAGGCCTGCGGCGCCGACCCGTGGGCACCGCGGCCGTTGAACGTCACCGTCAGCCGGTCGCTCGACGCCATCACCGGACCGGAGCCCACGGCGACGGTGCCGACCGGGGCGGGCGCGGAGTGCTGCCCGAGGACGACGTCGGGCGCCGGGAAGCGCTCGACGAGGCCGTCGTCGATCATCGCGCGGGCGCCGGAGATGACCTCCTCCGCCGGCTGGAACACGCCGACGACGGTGCCGTGCCACTCGTCCGTGGTCGACACGAGCCGCTCGAGCGTGCCGAGGAGCCAGGTCACGTGGATGTCGTGCCCGCAGGCGTGCATGGTCGCGACCGTGGCGCCGGACTCGTCCTGCCCGGTGTGCTCGCTCGCGTACGGCAGGCCGGTGCGCTCCTGCACGGGCAGTCCGTCCATGTCGGCGCGGAGCCAGATCGTCGGACCCTCGCCGTTGTGCAGCACGGCGACGACGCCCGTGCCGCCGACGCCCGTCGTGACCTCGACACCGGACAGCTCCGCGAGCCGCTCGGCGATCACCCCCGCGGTCCGGTGCTCCTGGAAGCCGAGCTCCGGGTGTGCGTGGAGGTCCTGGTAGATGGCAAGCAGATCGAACGTCACGCAGACCACCGTACAACCGCGCCGTGACACGACCGCGGCCCGGCCACCTCGACGAGGTGACCGGGCCGTCGGACGGAGGGCGCGCCTCCCGGCTGCTGCCGTGTCCTGCTGCTCAGGCGTCCTGGCGCTTGAGGCGGGCGTACGCACGCTGGCGCGCCTGCGCGTCCAGCTCCACCTTGCGGATGCGGACCGCGTCGGGGGTGACCTCGACGCACTCGTCCTCGCGCGCGAACTCGAGGCACTCCTCGAGCGACAGCTGCCGCGACGGGGTCATCGACTCGAAGGTGTCGGCCGTCGACGAACGCATGTTCGTCAGCTTCTTCTCCTTCGTGATGTTCACGTCCATGTCGTCGGCGCGCGAGTTCTCGCCGATGACCATGCCCTCGTAGACCTCCTCCGTCGGGTTGACGAAGAACGTCATCCGCTCCTGGAGGTTCGTGATGGCGAACGGCGTGACGACACCGGAGCGGTCGGACACGATCGAGCCGTTGATGCGGGTCTGGATCGAACCGGCCCACTCGCCGTAGCCGTGCGAGATCGCGTTGGCGATGCCGGTGCCGCGGGTCTCGGTGAGGAACGACGTGCGGAAGCCGATCAGGCCGCGCGACGGCACGATGAACTCCATGCGGATCCACCCGGTGCCGTGGTTCACCATGTTCTCCATGCGGCCCTTGCGGGCGGCCATGAGCTGGGTGATGGCGCCGAGGTGCTCCTCCGGCGTGTCGATCGTCATGTGCTCGTACGGCTCGAGGAGCTTGCCGTTCTCGTCACGCTTGGTGACGACCTGCGGCTTGCCGACCGTGAGCTCGTAGCCCTCGCGGCGCATCTGCTCGACGAGGATCGCCAGCGCGAGCTCGCCGCGGCCCTGGACCTCCCACGCGTCGGGGCGGCCGATGTCCTGGACCTTGAGCGAGACGTTGCCGACGAGTTCGCGGTCGAGGCGGTCCTTGACCATGCGGGCGGTGAGCTTGTGGCCCTTGACCTTGCCGACGAGCGGGCTGGTGTTCGTGCCGATCGTCATCGAGATCGCCGGGTCGTCGACCGTGATGGTCGGCAGCGGACGGACGTCCTCGGGGTCGGTCAGGGTCTCACCGATGGTGATGTCCTCGAAACCGGCGACGGCGACGATGTCGCCGGGGCCCGCCGACTCGGCCGGGTAGCGGTCGAGCGCCTTCGTGATGAGGAGCTCGGTGATGCGGGCGTTGACGACGCTGCCGTCGTGCTTCACCCAGGCCACGGTCTGGCCCTTCTTCATCGTGCCGTGGAAGATGCGGAGCAGCGCGAGGCGACCGAGGAACGGCGACGCGTCGAGGTTCGTGACGTGCGCCTGCAGCGGGTGCTCGTCGTCGTACGTCGGGGCCGGCACGTGCTGGAGGATCGCTTCGAACAGCGGCTCGAGGTCCTCGTTGTCCGGCAGGCTGCCGTCCTCCGGCTTGTTGCGCGACGCGGCACCGGCGCGACCCGAGGCGTACACCACGGGGACGTCGAGGATGGCGTCGAGGTCGAGGTCGTCGACCTCGTCCGAGAGGTCGGAGGCCAGGCCGAGCAGGAGGTCCTGCGACTCGGAGACGACCTCGTCGATGCGGGAGTCCGGGCGGTCCGTCTTGTTGACGAGCAGGATCACCGGGAGCTTCGCGGCGAGGGCCTTGCGGAGCACGAAGCGGGTCTGGGGCAGCGGACCCTCGGACGCGTCGACGAGCAGCACGACACCGTCGACCATGGAGAGGCCGCGCTCGACCTCACCGCCGAAGTCGGCGTGGCCGGGGGTGTCGATCACGTTGATCGTGATGCGACCACCCGGGTTGAACTCCTCGGCGTGCTTCCCGTTGTAGAGCACCGAGGTGTTCTTCGCGAGGATGGTGATGCCCTTCTCGCGCTCGAGGTCGTTCGAGTCCATCATCCGGTCCTCGCCCTCGAAGTGGGCGTCGAACGAGTTGGTCTGCGTGAGCATCGCGTCGACGAGGGTGGTCTTGCCGTGGTCGACGTGTGCCACGATGGCGACGTTGCGCAGGTCGGACCGGGTGGCGAGCGCCATACAGGACATCCTTCAAGTGTTCGGAGAAGATCGGGCAGCCGGTCGTCGTGGACACATGGCACCCGTGGGCAGAACGCCCGACACGCCAGTCTACCGGTAGTTCGCAACCAGCAGGAGTACAGACCATGAGCCGACGGCGAACGTGGACCGAGATCACGATCGTCCTGTTGCTGTCGCTCGGCGGCAGCGCGCTGTACTCGATCCTCCAGATCATCGACGACCTGTCCCAGACGACGCCGCTCGGGCAGCAGTCCACCGCGCTCAACCAGTCGACGACGACCGTGCAGTACGTCGACCTCGCGCGGCAGCTCGTCGGCATCGCCGTGGACCTCGCCCCGGTCGCGCTCGTCTGCTACCTCCTGTGGAGCACCACGCGCCCGCACCTGTCCCGGCTCGGCATCGACCGCTTCCGGGTGCGTCCGGACCTCGGCGGCGCGGCGCTCATCGCACTGTGCATCGGCATCCCGGGGCTCGCGCTGTACTTCACGGGCAGGGCCCTCGGCTTCACGGTGAACGTCGACCCCGCGGCGCTCGACTCGTACTGGTGGACGATCCCCGTTCTGCTGCTCTCGGCGGTCCGGTCGGGGCTGCAGGAAGAGGTCATCGTCATCGGCTACCTCTACGAGCGACTCGGCGGACTCGGGTGGGGCCGGTGGCAGGTCATCCTCTCCACTGCGGTCCTCCGCGGGAGCTACCACCTGTACCAGGGCTTCGGCGCCTTCGTCGGGAACGCGGTGATGGGCGTCGTGTTCGGGTGGATCTACACGAAGTGGGGCAGGCTCCTCCCTCTGGTCATCACGCACTGCCTGCTCGACGCCGTCGTGTTCGTCGGCTACCCGTGGGTGGCGGCCGCGTTCCCCCAGCTGTTCCGGTGACGGCGGCGCACTGCGCTGACTCGCGCGCACGCTCCGCTGCACCGCGTACCCCCTGTCCGGGCGTCAGCGACCTCACGGACACCGTGCACCCCATTCATGGGGACGCACAGCAGATCCACAGCGCTCCGCGGACAGCGGCGTCGCCGCCGGCCGTACCGTGAGCACATGAGCATCCCCGAGGTCGGCGAACCCGCACCGGCGTTCAGCCTGGCCGGCACCGTCGTCCGCGACGGCACGCGCACCGACGGCGTCTACGACCTCTCCTCGCAGATCGGCCGCACCGTGGTGCTCGCGTTCTACCCGGGCGACGCCACCCCGGTGTGCAGCGCGCAGCTGTGCAGCTACCAGGAGGAACTCGACGACTTCGACGACCTCGGAGCGGTCGTGTGGGGCATCAGCCCGCAGGCGCTCGACTCGCAC
This is a stretch of genomic DNA from Curtobacterium sp. 458. It encodes these proteins:
- a CDS encoding peroxiredoxin, which produces MSIPEVGEPAPAFSLAGTVVRDGTRTDGVYDLSSQIGRTVVLAFYPGDATPVCSAQLCSYQEELDDFDDLGAVVWGISPQALDSHEAFARGSSLTFPLLSDPSGAVVRSYGVRAPGIGLRRSVFVIGPDGIVRWRHIGLVGLRFPKAEVIREQIEQLVS
- a CDS encoding amidohydrolase — its product is MTFDLLAIYQDLHAHPELGFQEHRTAGVIAERLAELSGVEVTTGVGGTGVVAVLHNGEGPTIWLRADMDGLPVQERTGLPYASEHTGQDESGATVATMHACGHDIHVTWLLGTLERLVSTTDEWHGTVVGVFQPAEEVISGARAMIDDGLVERFPAPDVVLGQHSAPAPVGTVAVGSGPVMASSDRLTVTFNGRGAHGSAPQASLDPVVTAASAVVRLQTVVSREVAPSDAGVVTVGSFHAGTRANIIPDQAVIEISTRARNEETRGRIIASIERIVRAESEAGGLPEPTIERAPGADVLVNDPEQAAKVLAAVRDAVPNAIDLESGLAMASEDVGQLATAAGVPIVYWFTGITDPELFRTGQEIPSNHSPFYAPQAETSIPVGVDAAVAAARAYLA
- the typA gene encoding translational GTPase TypA, whose product is MALATRSDLRNVAIVAHVDHGKTTLVDAMLTQTNSFDAHFEGEDRMMDSNDLEREKGITILAKNTSVLYNGKHAEEFNPGGRITINVIDTPGHADFGGEVERGLSMVDGVVLLVDASEGPLPQTRFVLRKALAAKLPVILLVNKTDRPDSRIDEVVSESQDLLLGLASDLSDEVDDLDLDAILDVPVVYASGRAGAASRNKPEDGSLPDNEDLEPLFEAILQHVPAPTYDDEHPLQAHVTNLDASPFLGRLALLRIFHGTMKKGQTVAWVKHDGSVVNARITELLITKALDRYPAESAGPGDIVAVAGFEDITIGETLTDPEDVRPLPTITVDDPAISMTIGTNTSPLVGKVKGHKLTARMVKDRLDRELVGNVSLKVQDIGRPDAWEVQGRGELALAILVEQMRREGYELTVGKPQVVTKRDENGKLLEPYEHMTIDTPEEHLGAITQLMAARKGRMENMVNHGTGWIRMEFIVPSRGLIGFRTSFLTETRGTGIANAISHGYGEWAGSIQTRINGSIVSDRSGVVTPFAITNLQERMTFFVNPTEEVYEGMVIGENSRADDMDVNITKEKKLTNMRSSTADTFESMTPSRQLSLEECLEFAREDECVEVTPDAVRIRKVELDAQARQRAYARLKRQDA
- a CDS encoding CPBP family intramembrane glutamic endopeptidase: MSRRRTWTEITIVLLLSLGGSALYSILQIIDDLSQTTPLGQQSTALNQSTTTVQYVDLARQLVGIAVDLAPVALVCYLLWSTTRPHLSRLGIDRFRVRPDLGGAALIALCIGIPGLALYFTGRALGFTVNVDPAALDSYWWTIPVLLLSAVRSGLQEEVIVIGYLYERLGGLGWGRWQVILSTAVLRGSYHLYQGFGAFVGNAVMGVVFGWIYTKWGRLLPLVITHCLLDAVVFVGYPWVAAAFPQLFR